The Coffea arabica cultivar ET-39 chromosome 4e, Coffea Arabica ET-39 HiFi, whole genome shotgun sequence genome includes a window with the following:
- the LOC140005634 gene encoding uncharacterized protein, protein MDDPGCSIPGIVNETRRLFMLDISQKKAARTKQKALEALRGNDMKQYHRLWDYVTTVKKFNPDSHISLQIDRPIIGLDGCFLKSPFGGQLLTALGTDANENMFPISFAVVEVENYDSWSWFLRELITQIGRGNKRVAYTFISDRQKGLVHAIEELFAESEHRFYLKHMFENFKQRFKNQDLRDIFWEVVAAASMTEYETALANLERADPQEGDKLTTARWFKRLPPKL, encoded by the exons ATGGATGATCCTGGGTGCAGTATTCCTGGCATAGTGAATGAGACAAGAAGATTGTTTATGCTAGACATTAGTCAGAAAAAAGCTGCCAGAACAAAGCAAAAAGCATTAGAGGCACTTAGGGGAAATGACATGAAGCAATACCACAGACTTTGGGATTATGTAACTACTGTTAAAAAATTCAATCCTGATAGTCATATTTCATTGCAAATTGATAG ACCTATAATAGGACTAGATGGCTGCTTCCTCAAGAGTCCCTTTGGAGGTCAGTTGCTTACAGCCTTGGGTACGGATGCCAATGAAAATATGTTCCCTATTTCCTTTGCTGTTGTTGAGGTAGAGAATTACGATAGTTGGAGTTGGTTTTTGCGGGAATTAATCACCCAAATTggaagaggaaacaaaagagtGGCTTACACTTTCATTTCAGATAGGCAAAAGGGTCTTGTCCATGCAATTGAAGAATTGTTTGCTGAATCAGAGCACAGATTCTATTTGAAACATATGTTCGAGAACTTCAAACAAAGATTCAAGAATCAAGACCTTAGAGACATATTTTGGGAAGTTGTTGCAGCAGCAAGCATGACAGAGTATGAAACTGCCTTAGCAAATCTTGAAAGGGCTGACCCACAGGAAGGTGACAAGTTAACAACTGCGAGATGGTTCAAACGGTTGCCTCCAAAACTATAG